A genomic segment from Peribacillus sp. ACCC06369 encodes:
- a CDS encoding SH3 domain-containing protein gives MKKKSGLFCLILMLMISAMFPVNHAFGKEEGEIIVTSKVVNVREGAGLSFPIVKKLAKGESYPILKEDGDWIEIRIGVGKTGWVANWLVERKSESDTNQVKKESGQGMISGSSVRVRTGPGTTFQTVGSLSKGTAVDIIEKNENWIKVKTADIEGWVSSDYLKLPASSGNAAKKDSTKVKETNQSVKTGVTLVDRLNVRSEPSKSSAALGKLNKNTAVTVYRVENEWAEIDFQGVRGWVAEPYIQISEDEDDTKISMAGATARVTAEGLNVRKDASLSSKVIGSVNKDETYAILQTKGKMTQIQLSGSKKGWVVSWYLEKENVEQTTKEKKIDVKGNKITIIHDGTILRSEPDGDSEIVEQVNEGETFSASGKEGDWYSIKLKSGKTAYVAGWIVTIEGNSEQIQRPGVEKYLKDKTIVIDPGHGGRDSGTVGVGGTLEKNLTIRTAELLRDKLQAAGAKVILTRSGNTYVPLPSRVGTSHIHNADAFISLHYDSTKDQITSGITTYYYHDYQRSLATTLANSLGSTMQVPNRGSRYGNFHVTRENKRVATLIELGYLSNPVEELTLTSNEYQEKITSAIYNGLARYFK, from the coding sequence ATGAAGAAGAAATCGGGTTTATTCTGCCTGATCCTGATGCTGATGATCTCAGCAATGTTCCCCGTCAATCATGCTTTTGGAAAAGAAGAAGGGGAAATTATCGTGACGTCCAAAGTGGTCAATGTCCGTGAAGGTGCAGGTCTCAGTTTCCCTATCGTAAAAAAACTGGCAAAAGGGGAATCGTATCCAATTCTGAAAGAAGATGGCGACTGGATTGAAATCCGGATTGGCGTCGGCAAAACAGGATGGGTCGCCAATTGGTTAGTGGAGAGAAAATCGGAGTCGGATACCAATCAGGTCAAAAAGGAATCCGGACAAGGTATGATATCCGGTAGCTCCGTCCGCGTCCGTACAGGTCCCGGAACTACATTTCAAACGGTTGGTTCCTTGAGTAAAGGAACAGCTGTTGACATTATTGAAAAGAATGAAAATTGGATAAAGGTCAAAACGGCGGATATCGAAGGTTGGGTCTCTTCTGACTACCTTAAGCTTCCCGCCTCATCCGGGAATGCAGCGAAGAAAGATTCTACTAAGGTAAAAGAAACGAATCAATCCGTAAAAACCGGAGTCACTTTGGTGGACCGGCTCAATGTCCGTTCGGAACCATCGAAAAGCAGTGCCGCGCTCGGAAAGCTGAATAAAAATACGGCAGTGACCGTTTACAGGGTTGAAAATGAATGGGCTGAAATTGATTTCCAAGGAGTCCGGGGTTGGGTAGCTGAACCTTACATACAAATTAGCGAAGATGAAGATGATACGAAAATTAGTATGGCAGGCGCGACTGCAAGGGTGACCGCTGAAGGGTTAAATGTCAGGAAAGATGCCTCTCTCAGCAGCAAGGTCATCGGTTCGGTGAACAAGGATGAGACATACGCCATCTTGCAAACAAAGGGGAAAATGACGCAGATCCAGCTTTCCGGTTCAAAAAAGGGCTGGGTAGTGAGTTGGTACTTGGAAAAAGAGAATGTTGAACAAACGACTAAGGAAAAGAAGATTGATGTAAAAGGAAACAAGATAACCATCATTCATGACGGAACGATCCTTAGAAGTGAGCCTGATGGTGACTCGGAAATCGTAGAGCAGGTCAATGAAGGTGAAACGTTCTCCGCATCAGGTAAGGAAGGCGACTGGTATTCCATTAAACTAAAGAGCGGAAAAACCGCTTATGTGGCTGGATGGATCGTGACGATCGAAGGGAATTCCGAACAGATCCAACGACCTGGCGTTGAAAAATATTTAAAGGATAAAACCATCGTTATCGATCCCGGCCATGGCGGCAGGGATAGTGGTACAGTAGGGGTCGGTGGCACTCTTGAGAAAAATCTGACGATCCGGACGGCTGAGTTGCTGCGGGACAAACTTCAGGCGGCAGGAGCAAAAGTTATCCTGACCAGAAGCGGCAATACCTATGTTCCACTTCCTTCCCGGGTCGGCACTTCACATATCCATAACGCGGATGCTTTCATCAGTCTCCATTATGATAGCACCAAGGACCAGATCACGAGCGGGATAACTACATACTACTATCATGACTACCAACGTTCATTGGCCACTACACTGGCCAATTCACTCGGTTCCACCATGCAGGTGCCCAACCGCGGATCACGTTACGGGAATTTTCATGTTACCCGTGAAAACAAACGTGTAGCTACACTTATTGAACTTGGTTATTTAAGTAATCCGGTTGAAGAATTGACGTTAACATCGAATGAGTATCAAGAAAAGATCACATCGGCTATCTATAATGGATTGGCGCGGTATTTCAAATAA